A single region of the Streptomyces vilmorinianum genome encodes:
- the rplO gene encoding 50S ribosomal protein L15 — MAENNPLKVHNLRPAPGAKTAKTRVGRGEASKGKTAGRGTKGTKARYQVPERFEGGQMPLHMRLPKLKGFKNPFRTEYQVVNLDKLAALYPQGGEVTVADLVAKGAVRKNQLVKVLGTGEVSVALQVTVDAVSGSAKEKIAAAGGTVTELV, encoded by the coding sequence ATGGCGGAGAACAACCCGCTGAAGGTCCACAACCTCCGTCCCGCCCCGGGCGCCAAGACCGCCAAGACCCGTGTGGGTCGTGGTGAGGCGTCGAAGGGTAAGACGGCCGGTCGTGGTACGAAGGGTACGAAGGCCCGTTACCAGGTTCCGGAGCGCTTCGAGGGTGGCCAGATGCCCCTCCACATGCGTCTTCCGAAGCTGAAGGGCTTCAAGAACCCCTTCCGCACCGAGTACCAGGTCGTGAACCTGGACAAGCTGGCCGCGCTCTACCCGCAGGGTGGCGAGGTCACGGTGGCCGATCTGGTCGCCAAGGGTGCGGTTCGTAAGAACCAGCTCGTCAAGGTGCTCGGCACCGGCGAGGTCTCCGTGGCGCTGCAGGTGACGGTCGACGCCGTCTCCGGCTCCGCCAAGGAGAAGATCGCCGCCGCCGGCGGCACCGTCACCGAGCTCGTCTGA
- the rpmD gene encoding 50S ribosomal protein L30, whose product MARLKITQTKSYIGSKQNHRDTLRSLGLKRLNDVVVKEDRPEFRGMVHTVRHLVTVEEVD is encoded by the coding sequence ATGGCTCGCCTCAAGATCACGCAGACGAAGTCGTACATCGGCAGCAAGCAGAACCACCGCGACACCCTGCGTTCGCTCGGGCTCAAGCGCCTGAACGACGTGGTCGTCAAGGAGGACCGCCCCGAGTTCCGCGGAATGGTGCACACCGTCCGCCACCTCGTGACGGTCGAGGAGGTCGACTGA
- the rpsE gene encoding 30S ribosomal protein S5, translated as MAGPQRRGSGAGGGERRDRKGRDGGAAAAEKTAYVERVVAINRVAKVVKGGRRFSFTALVVVGDGDGTVGVGYGKAKEVPAAIAKGVEEAKKHFFKVPRIQGTIPHPIQGEKAAGVVLLKPASPGTGVIAGGPVRAVLECAGVHDILSKSLGSDNAINIVHATVEALKGLQRPEEIAARRGLPLEDVAPAALLRARAGAGA; from the coding sequence ATGGCTGGACCCCAGCGCCGCGGAAGCGGTGCCGGTGGCGGCGAGCGGCGGGACCGGAAGGGCCGTGACGGCGGCGCAGCTGCCGCCGAGAAGACCGCTTACGTTGAGCGCGTTGTCGCGATCAACCGTGTCGCCAAGGTTGTGAAGGGTGGTCGTCGCTTCAGCTTCACCGCGCTGGTCGTGGTGGGCGACGGTGACGGCACCGTGGGTGTCGGTTACGGCAAGGCCAAGGAGGTGCCGGCCGCCATCGCCAAGGGTGTTGAGGAGGCCAAGAAGCACTTCTTCAAGGTCCCCCGTATCCAGGGCACCATCCCGCACCCGATCCAGGGTGAGAAGGCCGCGGGCGTCGTCCTGCTCAAGCCGGCTTCCCCCGGTACCGGCGTTATCGCCGGTGGCCCGGTGCGTGCCGTGCTCGAGTGCGCCGGCGTTCACGACATCCTGTCGAAGTCGCTCGGCTCCGACAACGCGATCAACATCGTGCACGCGACCGTGGAGGCCCTGAAGGGCCTGCAGCGTCCCGAGGAGATCGCGGCTCGCCGTGGTCTGCCCCTCGAGGACGTCGCCCCCGCGGCTCTGCTTCGTGCTCGTGCGGGAGCGGGTGCGTAA
- the rplR gene encoding 50S ribosomal protein L18, with protein MAYGVKIAKGKAYKGAALKRRHIRIRKKIAGTTERPRLVVTRSNRGITAQVIDDLAGHTLASASTLDSSIRGGEGDKSAKAKQVGQLVAERAKAAGIEAVVFDRGGNRYAGRIAALADAAREAGLKF; from the coding sequence ATGGCATACGGCGTGAAGATTGCCAAGGGCAAGGCCTACAAGGGCGCTGCTCTGAAGCGTCGCCACATCCGGATCCGCAAGAAGATCGCGGGTACGACCGAGCGTCCGCGCCTGGTCGTCACGCGTTCCAACCGCGGCATCACCGCTCAGGTGATCGACGACCTCGCGGGCCACACGCTCGCGTCGGCGTCGACCCTGGACTCGTCCATCCGCGGCGGCGAAGGCGACAAGTCGGCGAAGGCGAAGCAGGTCGGCCAGCTCGTGGCCGAGCGTGCCAAGGCTGCCGGCATCGAGGCTGTCGTGTTCGACCGTGGCGGCAACAGGTACGCCGGGCGCATCGCCGCCCTGGCGGACGCCGCCCGCGAAGCCGGCCTGAAGTTCTGA
- the rplF gene encoding 50S ribosomal protein L6, translating into MSRIGKLPITVPAGVDVTIEGRTVTVKGSKGTLSHTVAAPIEIVKGEDGVLNVTRPNDERQNKALHGLSRTLVANMITGVTQGYVKALEISGVGYRVAAKGSNLEFQLGYSHPILVEAPEGISFKVESPTKFSVEGIDKQKVGEVAANIRKLRKPDPYKAKGVKYAGEVIRRKVGKAGK; encoded by the coding sequence ATGTCGCGTATTGGCAAGCTCCCCATCACGGTTCCCGCCGGCGTGGACGTCACCATCGAGGGCCGCACGGTCACGGTGAAGGGTTCCAAGGGCACCCTGAGCCACACCGTCGCCGCGCCGATCGAGATCGTTAAGGGCGAGGACGGCGTTCTGAACGTCACCCGTCCGAACGACGAGCGTCAGAACAAGGCCCTGCACGGCCTGTCCCGCACGCTGGTGGCCAACATGATCACCGGTGTGACCCAGGGGTACGTGAAGGCGCTCGAGATCAGCGGTGTCGGTTACCGCGTTGCCGCGAAGGGCTCCAACCTGGAGTTCCAGCTCGGCTACAGCCACCCGATCCTGGTGGAGGCCCCCGAGGGCATCTCCTTCAAGGTCGAGTCGCCGACCAAGTTCTCGGTCGAGGGCATCGACAAGCAGAAGGTCGGCGAGGTCGCCGCGAACATCCGCAAGCTTCGCAAGCCCGACCCCTACAAGGCCAAGGGCGTGAAGTACGCGGGTGAGGTCATCCGCCGCAAGGTCGGAAAGGCTGGTAAGTAA
- the rpsH gene encoding 30S ribosomal protein S8: protein MTMTDPIADMLTRLRNANSAYHDSVTMPHSKIKSHIAEILQQEGFITGWKVEDAEVGKNLVLELKFGPNRERSIAGIKRISKPGLRVYAKSTNLPKVLGGLGVAIISTSHGLLTGQQAQKKGVGGEVLAYVW from the coding sequence ATGACCATGACTGATCCGATCGCGGACATGCTGACCCGTCTGCGTAACGCGAACTCGGCATACCACGACTCTGTGACGATGCCGCACAGCAAGATCAAGTCTCACATCGCGGAAATCCTCCAGCAGGAGGGCTTCATCACGGGCTGGAAGGTCGAGGACGCCGAGGTCGGCAAGAACCTCGTCCTCGAGCTCAAGTTCGGTCCGAACCGTGAGCGCTCCATCGCGGGCATCAAGCGGATCTCGAAGCCGGGCCTCCGGGTTTACGCGAAGTCCACCAACCTGCCGAAGGTCCTCGGCGGCCTGGGCGTGGCGATCATCTCCACGTCCCACGGTCTCCTGACCGGCCAGCAGGCGCAGAAGAAGGGCGTGGGTGGGGAAGTCCTCGCCTACGTCTGGTAG
- a CDS encoding type Z 30S ribosomal protein S14, whose protein sequence is MAKKALIAKAARKPKFGVRAYTRCQRCGRPHSVYRKFGLCRVCLREMAHRGELPGVTKSSW, encoded by the coding sequence ATGGCGAAGAAGGCTCTCATCGCGAAGGCTGCCCGCAAGCCCAAGTTCGGTGTGCGTGCGTACACCCGCTGCCAGCGCTGCGGTCGCCCTCACTCCGTGTACCGCAAGTTCGGCCTGTGCCGCGTGTGCCTTCGTGAGATGGCTCACCGTGGCGAGCTGCCGGGCGTGACCAAGAGCTCCTGGTAA
- the rplE gene encoding 50S ribosomal protein L5, giving the protein MATTTTPRLKTKYREEIAGKLREEFSYENVMQIPGLVKIVVNMGVGDAARDSKLIEGAIRDLTTITGQKPAVTKARKSIAQFKLREGQPIGAHVTLRGDRMWEFLDRTLSLALPRIRDFRGLSPKQFDGRGNYTFGLTEQVMFHEIDQDKIDRVRGMDITVVTTATNDDEGRALLRHLGFPFKEA; this is encoded by the coding sequence ATGGCTACCACCACCACTCCGCGTCTCAAGACGAAGTACCGCGAGGAGATCGCGGGCAAGCTGCGTGAGGAGTTCTCCTACGAGAACGTCATGCAGATCCCCGGCCTCGTCAAGATCGTGGTCAACATGGGTGTGGGCGACGCCGCCCGCGACTCCAAGCTGATCGAGGGCGCCATCCGCGACCTCACCACGATCACCGGTCAGAAGCCGGCCGTCACCAAGGCCCGCAAGTCCATCGCGCAGTTCAAGCTGCGTGAGGGACAGCCGATCGGTGCCCACGTCACCCTCCGTGGCGACCGCATGTGGGAGTTCCTGGACCGCACCCTGTCGCTCGCGCTTCCGCGCATCCGCGACTTCCGTGGTCTGTCCCCCAAGCAGTTCGACGGGCGTGGCAACTACACCTTCGGTCTCACGGAGCAGGTCATGTTCCACGAGATCGACCAGGACAAGATCGACCGTGTCCGGGGTATGGACATCACCGTGGTCACCACGGCGACCAACGACGACGAGGGCCGTGCCCTTCTGCGTCACCTCGGCTTCCCGTTCAAGGAGGCGTAA
- the rplX gene encoding 50S ribosomal protein L24 gives MKIKKGDLVQVITGKDKGKQGKVIAAFPREDRVLVEGVNRVKKHTKAGPSQAGGIVTTEAPVHVSNVQLVVEKDGKKVVTRVGYRFDDEGNKIRVAKRTGEDI, from the coding sequence ATGAAGATCAAGAAGGGCGACCTGGTCCAGGTCATCACCGGTAAGGACAAGGGCAAGCAGGGCAAGGTCATCGCGGCCTTCCCCCGCGAGGACCGTGTCCTGGTCGAGGGTGTCAACCGGGTCAAGAAGCACACCAAGGCCGGCCCCTCGCAGGCCGGTGGCATCGTCACGACCGAGGCCCCTGTCCACGTGAGCAACGTTCAGCTCGTCGTGGAGAAGGACGGCAAGAAGGTCGTCACGCGCGTCGGTTACCGCTTCGACGACGAGGGCAACAAGATCCGCGTTGCCAAGCGGACGGGTGAGGACATCTGA
- the rplN gene encoding 50S ribosomal protein L14 yields MIQQESRLRVADNTGAKEILCIRVLGGSGRRYAGIGDVIVATVKDAIPGGNVKKGDVVKAVIVRTVKERRRQDGSYIRFDENAAVILKNDGDPRGTRIFGPVGRELREKKFMKIISLAPEVL; encoded by the coding sequence GTGATCCAGCAGGAGTCGCGACTTCGCGTCGCCGACAACACTGGTGCCAAGGAGATCCTTTGCATCCGTGTTCTCGGTGGCTCGGGTCGCCGCTACGCGGGCATCGGTGACGTCATCGTCGCCACCGTCAAGGACGCGATCCCCGGTGGCAACGTGAAGAAGGGTGACGTCGTCAAGGCGGTCATCGTTCGCACCGTCAAGGAGCGCCGCCGCCAGGACGGCTCGTACATCCGCTTCGACGAGAACGCCGCTGTCATTCTCAAGAACGACGGCGACCCTCGCGGCACCCGTATCTTCGGCCCCGTGGGCCGTGAGCTGCGCGAGAAGAAGTTCATGAAGATCATCTCGCTCGCGCCGGAGGTGCTGTAA
- the rpsQ gene encoding 30S ribosomal protein S17 produces the protein MSESNVTEKTERNARKVREGLVVSDKMDKTVVVAVEDRVKHALYGKVIRRTNKLKAHDEQNAAGVGDRVLLMETRKLSATKHWRVVEILEKAK, from the coding sequence ATGAGCGAGAGCAACGTGACTGAGAAGACCGAGCGCAACGCCCGCAAGGTCCGTGAGGGCCTGGTCGTCAGCGACAAGATGGACAAGACCGTCGTCGTCGCCGTCGAGGACCGCGTCAAGCACGCGCTGTACGGCAAGGTCATCCGCCGTACGAACAAGCTCAAGGCTCACGACGAGCAGAACGCTGCCGGCGTCGGCGACCGCGTCCTCCTGATGGAGACCCGGAAGCTGTCCGCCACGAAGCACTGGCGCGTCGTCGAGATCCTCGAGAAGGCCAAGTAA
- the rpmC gene encoding 50S ribosomal protein L29 has protein sequence MTAGTKASELRELGNEELVAKLREAKEELFNLRFQAATGQLENHGRLKSVRKDIARIYTLMRERELGIETVESA, from the coding sequence ATGACCGCCGGTACCAAGGCGTCCGAGCTGCGCGAGCTGGGCAACGAGGAGCTTGTCGCCAAGCTCCGCGAGGCCAAGGAAGAGCTGTTCAACCTCCGCTTCCAGGCGGCGACGGGCCAGCTCGAGAACCACGGGCGGCTCAAGTCCGTCCGTAAGGACATCGCGCGGATCTACACCCTGATGCGTGAGCGCGAGCTGGGCATCGAGACGGTGGAGAGCGCCTGA
- the rplP gene encoding 50S ribosomal protein L16, translating into MLIPRRVKHRKQHHPKRSGMSKGGTQVAFGEYGIQALTPAYVTNRQIEAARIAMTRHIKRGGKVWINIYPDRPLTKKPAETRMGSGKGSPEWWIANVKPGRVMFELSYPNEKIAREALTRAAHKLPMKCKIVKREAGEL; encoded by the coding sequence ATGCTGATCCCCCGTAGGGTCAAGCACCGCAAGCAGCACCACCCGAAGCGCAGCGGTATGTCCAAGGGTGGTACGCAGGTTGCGTTCGGCGAGTACGGCATTCAGGCCCTCACTCCGGCGTACGTGACCAACCGCCAGATCGAGGCGGCTCGTATCGCCATGACCCGCCACATCAAGCGTGGCGGCAAGGTCTGGATCAACATCTACCCGGACCGTCCGCTGACCAAGAAGCCTGCCGAGACCCGCATGGGTTCCGGTAAGGGTTCGCCGGAGTGGTGGATCGCGAACGTCAAGCCCGGTCGGGTGATGTTCGAGCTGTCCTACCCGAACGAGAAGATCGCGCGCGAGGCCCTGACCCGTGCGGCCCACAAGCTGCCGATGAAGTGCAAGATCGTCAAGCGCGAAGCAGGTGAGCTGTGA
- the rpsC gene encoding 30S ribosomal protein S3 gives MGQKVNPHGFRLGITTDFKSRWYADKLYKDYVKEDVAIRRMMTSGMERAGISKVEIERTRDRVRVDIHTARPGIVIGRRGAEADRIRGDLEKLTGKQVQLNILEVKNPEVDAQLVAQAVAEQLSSRVSFRRAMRKSMQSAMKAGAKGIKIQCGGRLGGAEMSRSEFYREGRVPLHTLRANVEYGFFEAKTTFGRIGVKVWIYKGDVKNIAEVRAENAAARAGNRPARGGADRPAGRGGRGGERGGRGRKPQQSAPAAEAPKAEAAAAAPAESTGTEA, from the coding sequence ATGGGCCAGAAGGTTAACCCGCATGGGTTCCGGCTCGGCATCACCACGGACTTCAAGTCCCGCTGGTACGCCGACAAGCTGTACAAGGACTACGTCAAGGAAGACGTCGCCATCCGTCGGATGATGACGTCCGGCATGGAGCGCGCCGGCATCTCGAAGGTTGAGATCGAGCGCACCCGTGACCGCGTGCGGGTGGACATCCACACCGCGCGTCCCGGCATCGTCATCGGCCGCCGTGGCGCCGAGGCCGACCGCATCCGCGGCGACCTCGAGAAGCTCACGGGCAAGCAGGTCCAGCTGAACATCCTCGAGGTCAAGAACCCCGAGGTCGACGCTCAGCTCGTGGCCCAGGCCGTTGCCGAGCAGCTGTCCTCCCGCGTCTCCTTCCGTCGGGCCATGCGTAAGAGCATGCAGTCCGCCATGAAGGCCGGCGCCAAGGGCATCAAGATCCAGTGTGGCGGCCGCCTCGGCGGTGCGGAGATGTCGCGCTCGGAGTTCTACCGCGAGGGTCGTGTGCCGCTGCACACGCTGCGCGCGAACGTCGAGTACGGCTTCTTCGAGGCCAAGACCACCTTCGGCCGCATCGGCGTGAAGGTCTGGATCTACAAGGGCGACGTCAAGAACATCGCCGAGGTTCGCGCCGAGAACGCCGCTGCCCGCGCCGGCAACCGTCCGGCTCGTGGCGGCGCTGACCGCCCGGCCGGCCGCGGTGGCCGTGGTGGCGAGCGTGGCGGTCGCGGCCGCAAGCCGCAGCAGTCGGCTCCCGCCGCCGAGGCCCCCAAGGCCGAGGCTGCTGCCGCTGCTCCGGCTGAGAGCACCGGAACGGAGGCCTGA
- the rplV gene encoding 50S ribosomal protein L22 produces the protein MEARAQARYIRVTPMKARRVVDLIRGMDATEAQAVLRFAPQAASVPVGKVLDSAIANAAHNYDHSDASSLYISEAYVDEGPTLKRFRPRAQGRAYRIRKRTSHITVVVSSKEGTR, from the coding sequence ATGGAAGCCAGGGCCCAGGCGCGGTACATCCGCGTCACGCCCATGAAGGCCCGCCGAGTGGTGGACCTTATCCGTGGCATGGACGCCACGGAGGCTCAGGCGGTCCTGCGTTTCGCCCCGCAGGCCGCGAGCGTGCCGGTCGGCAAGGTGCTGGACAGCGCCATTGCCAACGCCGCGCACAACTACGACCACAGTGACGCCTCTTCGCTGTACATCAGCGAGGCGTACGTGGATGAGGGCCCGACCCTGAAGCGGTTCCGTCCGCGTGCTCAGGGCCGTGCCTACCGGATCCGTAAGCGGACCAGCCACATCACCGTGGTCGTCAGCAGCAAGGAAGGAACCCGGTAA
- the rpsS gene encoding 30S ribosomal protein S19: protein MPRSLKKGPFVDDHLVKKVDAQNEAGTKNVIKTWSRRSMIIPAMLGHTIAVHNGKTHIPVFVTESMVGHKLGEFSPTRTFRGHVKDDRKSKRR, encoded by the coding sequence ATGCCGCGCAGTCTCAAGAAGGGGCCCTTCGTCGACGACCACCTCGTAAAGAAGGTGGACGCCCAGAACGAAGCCGGCACCAAGAACGTCATCAAGACCTGGTCCCGTCGCTCGATGATCATCCCGGCCATGCTCGGCCACACGATCGCGGTGCACAACGGCAAGACCCACATTCCGGTGTTTGTCACCGAGTCGATGGTCGGCCACAAGCTCGGCGAGTTCTCGCCGACGCGCACCTTCCGGGGTCACGTGAAGGACGACCGGAAGTCGAAGCGCCGCTAG
- the rplB gene encoding 50S ribosomal protein L2 has product MGIRKYKPTTPGRRGSSVADFVEITRSTPEKSLVRPLHSKGGRNNTGRVTVRHQGGGHKRAYRVIDFRRHDKDGVPAKVAHIEYDPNRTARIALLHYADGEKRYIIAPRGLAQGDRVENGPGADIKPGNNLALRNIPVGTTIHAIELRPGGGAKFARSAGASVQLLAKEGTMAHLRMPSGEIRLVDARCRATIGEVGNAEQSNINWGKAGRKRWLGVRPTVRGVAMNPVDHPHGGGEGKTSGGRHPVSPWGQKEGRTRSPKKASNKYIVRRRKTNKKR; this is encoded by the coding sequence ATGGGAATCCGCAAGTACAAGCCGACTACGCCGGGCCGCCGTGGCTCCTCCGTAGCCGACTTCGTCGAGATCACGCGGTCCACGCCGGAGAAGTCGCTGGTCCGCCCGCTGCACAGCAAGGGTGGCCGTAACAACACCGGTCGTGTGACCGTCCGTCACCAGGGCGGTGGCCACAAGCGCGCCTACCGCGTGATCGACTTCCGTCGTCACGACAAGGACGGCGTGCCGGCCAAGGTCGCTCACATCGAGTACGACCCGAACCGCACCGCTCGCATCGCGCTGCTCCACTACGCGGACGGCGAGAAGCGCTACATCATCGCCCCGCGCGGTCTCGCGCAGGGTGACCGGGTTGAGAACGGCCCTGGCGCCGACATCAAGCCCGGCAACAACCTGGCCCTCCGCAACATCCCGGTCGGTACCACGATCCACGCGATCGAGCTCCGTCCCGGCGGTGGCGCCAAGTTCGCCCGTTCCGCGGGTGCCTCCGTGCAGCTGCTGGCGAAGGAGGGCACGATGGCCCACCTTCGTATGCCGTCCGGTGAGATCCGTCTCGTCGACGCCCGCTGCCGCGCCACCATTGGTGAGGTCGGCAACGCCGAGCAGTCGAACATCAACTGGGGCAAGGCCGGCCGCAAGCGCTGGCTGGGCGTTCGCCCGACCGTTCGCGGTGTGGCGATGAACCCGGTCGACCACCCGCACGGTGGTGGTGAGGGCAAGACCTCCGGTGGTCGCCACCCGGTCTCCCCGTGGGGTCAGAAGGAGGGTCGTACTCGTTCGCCGAAGAAGGCTTCGAACAAGTACATCGTCCGCCGCCGCAAGACGAACAAGAAGCGCTAG
- the rplW gene encoding 50S ribosomal protein L23, with translation MSEATITSKTFTDPRDVLVKPVVSEKSYALLDENKYTFIVAPGANKTQIKQAVEAVFSVKVTGVNTINRQGKRKRTKAGFGKRKDTKRAIVTLAEGNRIDIFGGPTA, from the coding sequence ATGTCCGAGGCCACGATCACCAGCAAGACCTTCACGGACCCGCGCGACGTTCTCGTCAAGCCGGTTGTCTCCGAGAAGAGCTACGCGCTGCTCGACGAGAACAAGTACACGTTCATCGTTGCGCCCGGCGCCAACAAGACCCAGATCAAGCAGGCCGTCGAGGCGGTCTTCTCGGTCAAGGTCACCGGGGTCAACACGATCAACCGCCAGGGCAAGCGCAAGCGCACCAAGGCCGGTTTCGGTAAGCGCAAGGACACCAAGCGCGCCATCGTGACCCTTGCCGAGGGCAACCGTATCGACATCTTCGGCGGTCCGACCGCCTAA
- the rplD gene encoding 50S ribosomal protein L4, producing the protein MSTIDILSPSGDKTGTVELPAEIFEAKISIPLIHQVVVAQLAAARQGTHKVKTRGEVRGGGKKPYRQKGTGRARQGSTRAPQFAGGGVVHGPVPRDYSQRTPKKMKAAALRGALSDRANHSRIHVVSGVVEGGISTKAAKTLFGKISERKNLLLVVERSDEAAWLSARNLPQVHILEPGQLNTYDVMRSDDVVFTQTALESFVSGAAKSSAADTEGSEA; encoded by the coding sequence ATGAGCACCATTGACATTCTGTCGCCCTCCGGCGACAAGACCGGGACCGTCGAGCTCCCGGCCGAGATCTTCGAGGCCAAGATCAGCATCCCGCTGATCCACCAGGTCGTCGTCGCGCAGCTGGCCGCCGCCCGTCAGGGCACGCACAAGGTCAAGACGCGTGGCGAGGTCCGTGGTGGTGGCAAGAAGCCGTACCGCCAGAAGGGCACCGGCCGCGCCCGTCAGGGTTCGACCCGCGCCCCGCAGTTCGCCGGTGGTGGCGTCGTGCACGGTCCCGTGCCGCGTGACTACTCGCAGCGGACCCCCAAGAAGATGAAGGCCGCCGCCCTCCGCGGTGCCCTCTCCGACCGGGCGAACCACTCCCGTATCCACGTCGTCTCCGGCGTGGTCGAGGGTGGCATCTCCACCAAGGCCGCCAAGACGCTGTTCGGCAAGATCTCGGAGCGCAAGAACCTGCTCCTGGTCGTCGAGCGCTCCGACGAGGCCGCGTGGCTGTCCGCCCGCAACCTGCCCCAGGTGCACATCCTGGAGCCGGGCCAGCTGAACACGTACGACGTGATGCGATCCGACGACGTGGTCTTCACCCAGACCGCGCTCGAGTCCTTCGTGTCTGGCGCTGCGAAGTCGTCGGCTGCTGACACCGAAGGGAGCGAGGCCTGA
- the rplC gene encoding 50S ribosomal protein L3 encodes MAKNIKGILGEKLGMTQVWDENNRVVPVTVVKAGPNVVTQVRTNDTDGYESVQIAFGEIDPRKVNKPLKGHFAKADVTPRRHLVELRTADASEYTLGQEITAEVFEAGVKVDVTGKSKGKGFAGAMKRHNFRGGKASHGAHRVHRKPGSIGGCATPGRVFKGMRMAGRMGNERVTTQNLTVHAVDAEKGLLLIKGAVPGPNGGLVLVRTAAKGA; translated from the coding sequence ATGGCTAAGAACATCAAGGGCATCCTGGGCGAGAAGCTCGGCATGACGCAGGTCTGGGACGAGAACAACCGGGTCGTCCCGGTGACCGTCGTCAAGGCCGGCCCGAATGTCGTGACCCAGGTGCGTACGAACGACACCGACGGCTACGAGTCGGTCCAGATCGCCTTCGGCGAGATCGACCCTCGCAAGGTGAACAAGCCCCTCAAGGGTCACTTCGCCAAGGCCGATGTCACCCCGCGCCGCCACCTGGTGGAGCTCCGCACCGCTGACGCCTCCGAGTACACGCTCGGCCAGGAGATCACCGCCGAGGTCTTCGAGGCCGGCGTGAAGGTCGACGTCACCGGCAAGAGCAAGGGCAAGGGCTTCGCCGGTGCCATGAAGCGCCACAACTTCCGTGGTGGCAAGGCCTCCCACGGTGCCCACCGCGTGCACCGCAAGCCCGGTTCGATCGGTGGCTGCGCCACCCCGGGCCGTGTCTTCAAGGGCATGCGCATGGCCGGCCGTATGGGCAACGAGCGCGTGACCACCCAGAACCTGACCGTTCACGCCGTTGACGCGGAGAAGGGCCTGCTCCTGATCAAGGGTGCGGTTCCTGGTCCGAACGGCGGCCTCGTCCTGGTCCGCACCGCGGCCAAGGGGGCCTGA
- the rpsJ gene encoding 30S ribosomal protein S10, with protein MAGQKIRIRLKAYDHEVIDSSAKKIVETVTRTGASVAGPVPLPTEKNVYCVIKSPHKYKDSREHFEMRTHKRLIDILDPTPKTVDSLMRLDLPAGVDIEIKL; from the coding sequence ATGGCGGGACAGAAGATCCGCATCCGGCTCAAGGCCTACGACCACGAGGTCATCGACTCCTCGGCGAAGAAGATCGTCGAGACGGTGACGCGCACTGGTGCGTCGGTTGCAGGCCCGGTGCCGCTGCCCACTGAGAAGAACGTGTACTGCGTCATCAAGTCGCCGCACAAGTACAAGGACTCGCGCGAGCACTTCGAGATGCGCACGCACAAGCGCCTCATCGACATCCTCGACCCCACGCCGAAGACGGTTGACTCGCTCATGCGCCTCGACCTGCCGGCGGGCGTCGACATCGAGATCAAGCTCTGA
- a CDS encoding YoaK family protein — protein MKPRAGGALTSIMIVLTLTTGMIEAVSFLALGPVFTAMQTGNLLLLAFALTGAAGLSPAAAGVSGAGFVVGAVLGSLLESSVDTRGRRWFVPALLAEGLLLGGAALVAWRTGVVGPAGPVAGHHFAVTALVAAAMGVRNITTLRVRVPDVPTTLSTRALTAFLGGLPRVADPRIGSGARPEGRRFASIGAMFAGGLLGAWLLHEGVGPAAVLGVPCALALFLGVAFWVAPEGRTSQPG, from the coding sequence GTGAAGCCCAGGGCAGGGGGCGCGCTCACCTCGATCATGATCGTGCTCACGCTGACGACCGGCATGATCGAGGCCGTCAGTTTTCTCGCGCTCGGCCCGGTCTTCACCGCGATGCAGACCGGGAATCTGCTCCTGCTCGCGTTCGCGCTCACCGGCGCCGCCGGGCTGTCGCCGGCCGCTGCGGGAGTCTCCGGCGCCGGCTTCGTGGTCGGCGCGGTGCTCGGCTCACTGCTGGAGTCGAGCGTGGACACCCGCGGCCGCCGATGGTTCGTACCCGCGCTCCTCGCCGAGGGGCTGCTGCTGGGCGGCGCGGCGCTGGTCGCGTGGCGCACCGGTGTCGTCGGACCGGCTGGACCCGTGGCCGGTCACCATTTCGCCGTGACCGCGCTGGTCGCCGCCGCCATGGGGGTGCGCAACATCACGACCTTGCGGGTACGGGTTCCCGATGTGCCCACGACGCTGTCCACCCGTGCCCTGACCGCGTTCCTCGGCGGTCTGCCGCGCGTCGCGGACCCCCGCATCGGCTCGGGTGCCCGCCCTGAGGGTCGCCGCTTCGCCTCGATCGGGGCGATGTTCGCGGGAGGGCTGCTGGGCGCCTGGCTGCTGCACGAGGGGGTGGGCCCGGCGGCGGTCCTGGGCGTGCCCTGCGCGCTGGCCCTGTTCCTGGGCGTGGCCTTCTGGGTGGCGCCGGAGGGGCGTACGTCCCAGCCGGGGTGA